A genomic segment from Halogeometricum sp. S3BR5-2 encodes:
- the htpX gene encoding zinc metalloprotease HtpX — MDWKPDWGLRGRMALTMFLLFALYIVFVAVIARTYTAFLPLVAVFMFVQFFFSDKLALYSMGAKEVSEEEYPQLHATISRLSQQADLPKPKVAVVDSRVPNAFATGRSQKNSAVCVTTGIMRTLDDDELEGVLAHELAHVKNRDVMVMTIASFLSTVAFMIVRWGFWFGGGNRDRQGGGVIAAIAASLVVWIISYLLIRALSRYREYAADRGAAVITGRPSALASALMKISGRMDQVPKDDLREQSEMNAFFIIPIKSDFIGRLFSTHPSTENRIERLRQLEREMETA, encoded by the coding sequence ATGGATTGGAAACCCGACTGGGGACTTCGCGGGCGCATGGCGCTCACGATGTTCCTGCTCTTCGCGCTCTACATCGTGTTCGTCGCGGTGATTGCGCGGACGTACACCGCGTTCCTTCCGCTGGTCGCGGTGTTCATGTTCGTGCAATTCTTCTTCAGCGACAAGCTGGCGCTGTACAGCATGGGCGCCAAAGAGGTGTCCGAGGAGGAGTACCCCCAACTCCACGCCACCATCTCCCGCCTGTCCCAGCAGGCGGACTTGCCGAAACCGAAGGTGGCCGTCGTCGACTCGCGCGTCCCGAACGCGTTCGCCACCGGCCGGTCGCAGAAGAACTCCGCGGTCTGCGTGACGACGGGTATCATGCGGACGCTCGACGACGACGAGTTGGAGGGCGTCCTCGCGCACGAACTCGCGCACGTGAAGAACCGCGACGTGATGGTGATGACCATCGCGTCGTTCCTCTCGACGGTCGCGTTCATGATCGTCCGCTGGGGCTTCTGGTTCGGCGGCGGCAACCGCGACCGACAGGGCGGGGGCGTCATCGCGGCCATCGCCGCCTCCCTCGTCGTCTGGATAATCTCGTACCTCCTCATCCGCGCGCTCTCGCGCTACCGCGAGTACGCCGCGGACCGCGGCGCGGCGGTCATCACCGGCCGTCCCTCGGCGCTGGCGTCGGCCCTGATGAAGATATCCGGGCGGATGGACCAGGTGCCGAAGGACGACCTGCGCGAGCAGTCGGAGATGAACGCGTTCTTCATCATCCCCATCAAGAGCGACTTCATCGGCCGCCTGTTCAGCACGCACCCCTCCACCGAGAACCGCATCGAACGCCTCCGCCAACTCGAACGCGAGATGGAGACGGCGTAA
- the radA gene encoding DNA repair and recombination protein RadA: MPEDDLESLPGVGPATADKLVEAGFESYQSIAVASPSELSNTADVGESTSSDIINAARKAADIGGFETGSMVLERRQEIGKLSWQIPEVDELLGGGLETQSITEVYGEFGSGKSQVTHQMAVNVQLPHEHGGLHGSCIFVDSEDTFRPERIDDMLRGLDDELIQAMMDDREIEGTPDDEEAMSVLLDDVLDKIHVAKAFNSNHQILLAEKAQELAREHEDDEFPVRLLCVDSLTAHFRAEYVGRGQLADRQQKLNKHLHELDKVGNLHNTVVLVTNQVASNPDSYFGDPTQPIGGNILGHKSTFRIYLRKSKGDKRIVRLVDAPNLADGEGIMRVQDGGLKPE; this comes from the coding sequence ATGCCCGAAGACGATCTCGAAAGTCTCCCCGGCGTGGGTCCCGCTACCGCAGACAAACTCGTGGAAGCCGGCTTCGAGAGCTACCAGTCGATAGCCGTCGCCAGCCCCAGCGAACTCTCGAACACGGCCGACGTGGGCGAGTCCACCTCCTCCGACATCATCAACGCCGCCCGCAAGGCGGCGGACATCGGCGGGTTCGAGACCGGTTCGATGGTCCTCGAACGACGCCAGGAGATCGGAAAGCTGAGCTGGCAGATTCCGGAGGTCGACGAACTCCTCGGCGGCGGACTGGAGACGCAGTCCATCACCGAGGTGTACGGCGAGTTCGGCTCCGGGAAGTCGCAGGTCACCCACCAGATGGCCGTCAACGTCCAACTGCCCCACGAACACGGGGGTCTCCACGGCTCCTGCATCTTCGTCGACTCCGAGGACACATTCCGCCCCGAGCGCATCGACGACATGCTCCGCGGTCTCGACGACGAACTCATCCAGGCGATGATGGACGACCGTGAGATAGAGGGGACGCCGGACGACGAGGAGGCGATGTCCGTGCTCCTCGACGACGTGCTCGACAAGATTCACGTCGCGAAGGCGTTCAACTCCAACCACCAGATCCTCCTCGCCGAGAAGGCCCAGGAACTGGCACGCGAACACGAGGACGACGAGTTCCCCGTCCGCCTGCTCTGCGTCGACTCCCTGACCGCACACTTCCGCGCGGAGTACGTCGGCCGCGGTCAACTCGCCGACCGCCAGCAGAAACTCAACAAGCACCTCCACGAACTCGACAAGGTCGGCAACCTCCACAACACGGTCGTCCTCGTGACGAACCAGGTGGCCTCGAACCCCGACTCGTACTTCGGCGACCCGACCCAGCCCATCGGCGGGAACATCCTCGGGCACAAGTCGACGTTCCGCATCTACCTCCGCAAGTCGAAGGGCGACAAGCGCATCGTCCGCCTCGTCGACGCGCCGAACCTCGCCGACGGCGAGGGCATCATGCGCGTGCAGGACGGCGGACTGAAGCCGGAGTAG
- a CDS encoding CDP-alcohol phosphatidyltransferase family protein, which translates to MEETPEKGGVTRASETGNARPNDAPGGPADDTAPPRTARQLAALAVGFLACVAALAVLAERRAPGTGLPWAVLSGAGVAAVVGLARRNLERNRPPDGGRAFGTLGVANAVTLFRGALVASLVGLLAVPSATGWFAAFLYGAVAALDPLDGAIARARERRTLLGAWLDMNVDAAGLLVAAVVGVASGLLPPWYLLVGAARYLFVAGARVRRRRGLPVFDLPHSASRRVLAGGQMAVTAVLLAPAVPRGVAWTAATATMLPFLANFLVDWFVVSGRRKRPLP; encoded by the coding sequence GTGGAGGAGACACCGGAGAAGGGCGGGGTGACCCGTGCGAGCGAGACGGGGAACGCCCGCCCGAACGACGCGCCGGGGGGACCGGCGGACGATACCGCACCGCCCCGAACCGCGCGGCAACTGGCGGCCCTCGCCGTCGGGTTCCTCGCGTGCGTCGCCGCCCTCGCCGTCCTCGCGGAGCGACGGGCGCCCGGAACGGGCCTGCCGTGGGCCGTCCTCTCGGGGGCGGGCGTCGCCGCCGTCGTCGGCCTCGCGCGCCGGAACCTCGAACGAAACCGCCCGCCCGACGGGGGCCGGGCGTTCGGCACGCTCGGCGTCGCCAACGCGGTGACGCTGTTCCGGGGGGCGCTCGTCGCCTCGCTCGTCGGGTTGCTCGCCGTCCCCTCGGCGACGGGGTGGTTCGCCGCGTTCCTCTACGGGGCCGTCGCCGCGCTCGACCCGCTCGACGGCGCCATCGCTCGCGCCCGAGAGCGCCGGACGCTCCTCGGGGCGTGGCTGGACATGAACGTCGACGCCGCCGGACTCCTCGTCGCCGCCGTCGTCGGCGTCGCTTCCGGGTTGCTCCCGCCGTGGTACCTGCTCGTCGGTGCCGCGCGCTACCTCTTCGTCGCCGGCGCGCGGGTGCGACGGCGGCGGGGGTTGCCGGTCTTCGACCTCCCGCACAGCGCGTCGCGCCGCGTCCTCGCCGGCGGCCAGATGGCGGTGACGGCCGTCCTCCTCGCGCCCGCGGTGCCGCGGGGGGTCGCGTGGACGGCGGCGACGGCGACGATGCTCCCCTTCCTCGCCAACTTCCTCGTCGACTGGTTCGTCGTCTCCGGCCGACGGAAGCGACCGCTCCCCTGA
- the pspAB gene encoding PspA-associated protein PspAB — translation MGFMDSIRSVLGISAETDATRDADPEDLFGMSTAYLTMEADLGFESVGAAALCFSSVDSTDFEETVEEVEAILKAGEEETGTDFRVQEDSHGWEWVVLEDDDPEDLVTSIHFAADEFIERGYGSRLLAAVFGFERDGDRAYWVYSFRRGAYYPFAPDRGREQNDRVLMKLESVLDGELGLESDKEYWYPMWPDREGGHPWQ, via the coding sequence ATGGGGTTCATGGACTCGATTCGCTCCGTCCTCGGCATCAGCGCCGAGACGGACGCCACGCGCGACGCCGACCCCGAGGACCTCTTCGGGATGAGCACCGCCTACCTCACGATGGAGGCCGACCTCGGCTTCGAGTCCGTCGGCGCGGCGGCGCTCTGTTTCTCCTCGGTCGACAGCACGGACTTCGAGGAGACGGTCGAGGAGGTGGAGGCCATCCTCAAGGCGGGCGAGGAGGAGACGGGAACCGACTTTCGGGTGCAGGAGGACTCCCACGGTTGGGAGTGGGTCGTCCTCGAGGACGACGACCCGGAGGACCTCGTCACCAGTATCCACTTCGCCGCCGACGAGTTCATCGAACGCGGGTACGGTTCCCGCCTCCTCGCGGCCGTCTTCGGCTTCGAACGCGACGGCGACCGGGCCTACTGGGTCTACTCGTTCCGCCGCGGCGCGTACTACCCGTTCGCGCCCGACCGCGGCCGCGAGCAGAACGACCGCGTCCTGATGAAACTGGAGTCGGTGCTCGACGGCGAACTCGGTCTCGAATCGGACAAGGAGTACTGGTACCCGATGTGGCCCGACCGCGAGGGCGGACATCCGTGGCAGTGA
- a CDS encoding IS5 family transposase, with the protein MQALPKSQLLRFVEQAYHLARRAVARYSSKFSKRRYTLHQHIVLLCLKVRKNTTYRTLLDELIEMPRIRSSLNLEEIPSPSTLCKAFNRLDMAVWRVLLNLSVTLLPTNGVVGIDASGFDRSHASKHYTKRTKLTIQQLKVTLLVDTRANAVLDVHVTTTRKHDSKIAPLLIKRNTGEVAVLLGDKGYDDQKIRALARETGVRPLIKHREFSSLHKAWNARLDADLYGQRSQNETVNSRLKRKYGAFVRSRHWWKQFRELVVCCLTHNIDKAL; encoded by the coding sequence ATGCAGGCCCTCCCAAAGTCGCAGTTGCTTCGGTTCGTTGAGCAGGCATATCACTTGGCTCGGCGAGCTGTTGCCCGCTACTCGTCAAAGTTCTCGAAACGACGGTACACACTCCACCAGCACATCGTCTTGCTCTGTCTCAAGGTGCGGAAGAACACGACGTACCGGACGCTCCTCGACGAACTCATCGAGATGCCCCGGATTCGGAGCTCCCTCAATCTTGAGGAAATCCCGTCTCCTTCGACGTTGTGTAAGGCGTTTAACCGGCTCGATATGGCGGTTTGGCGTGTGCTGCTCAACCTCTCGGTTACCCTCCTCCCGACCAACGGTGTCGTCGGTATCGATGCCTCTGGCTTTGACCGTAGTCACGCCTCGAAGCACTATACGAAGCGAACGAAGTTGACGATTCAGCAGTTGAAAGTCACGCTTCTCGTGGACACGAGAGCAAATGCTGTCCTCGACGTACACGTAACAACAACACGAAAACACGACTCGAAGATCGCGCCGTTGCTCATCAAGCGGAATACCGGGGAAGTAGCAGTTCTCCTCGGCGACAAGGGATACGATGATCAGAAGATTCGCGCATTAGCCCGTGAAACTGGTGTTCGTCCGCTCATCAAGCACCGCGAGTTCTCGTCACTTCACAAAGCGTGGAATGCTCGCTTGGATGCCGATCTCTACGGTCAGCGCAGTCAAAACGAGACGGTAAACTCTCGCCTCAAACGGAAATATGGCGCATTCGTCCGCTCACGGCACTGGTGGAAGCAGTTCCGTGAACTCGTTGTCTGCTGTCTCACTCACAACATCGACAAGGCACTTTGA
- a CDS encoding DUF7475 family protein, with protein MASRIDTSSLTTLHYVGIALAALSGVIHLVLGVPSLPTAFGVSFLVAAVGFGVGIAMVALNVRRRLAYLVGIPFVLGQVVIFAYTVVQGLNQLSPVAAVDKLAQLALVAILVVLLRRGE; from the coding sequence ATGGCCTCCCGAATCGACACCTCGTCGCTCACGACGCTCCACTACGTCGGCATCGCGCTCGCGGCCCTCTCGGGAGTGATTCACCTCGTCCTCGGCGTCCCCTCGCTGCCGACGGCGTTCGGCGTCTCCTTTCTCGTCGCCGCTGTCGGGTTCGGCGTCGGCATCGCCATGGTCGCGCTGAACGTCCGCCGGCGACTGGCCTACCTCGTCGGCATCCCGTTCGTCCTCGGTCAGGTCGTCATCTTCGCTTACACGGTGGTTCAAGGATTGAATCAGCTCTCTCCGGTCGCCGCCGTCGACAAACTCGCGCAACTCGCCCTCGTCGCGATACTGGTCGTCCTCCTCCGCCGCGGCGAGTGA
- a CDS encoding NAD-dependent epimerase/dehydratase family protein — protein sequence METVVVTGAGGRSGRWIADRLAATYEVVCVDLAHPGFEVDARENVDFRAADLSDRGEALDLLGDLDPDAVVHWANLPSPTRHAGGRVFETNVLATYNTLVGAGRAGARVAWASSESAYGFAFAEEQGVPDELPVTEAHELRPEDPYGASKAAGEEVAKMVSRRFGVRVASVRPSWIQYPGEYNCRDVAASGDIAGGAGNWWSYVDVRDVAGLVAAAVDADFAGHEAFHAAAADNYLGRPTVEAVRECFGEVPADCSLDGEESALSTAKAAEMLGWTPEHSWRDAESESVPEPSLYEA from the coding sequence ATGGAAACCGTCGTCGTCACCGGAGCGGGGGGTCGCTCGGGTCGCTGGATAGCGGACCGCCTCGCCGCGACGTACGAAGTAGTCTGCGTGGACCTCGCGCATCCGGGGTTCGAGGTGGACGCGCGCGAGAACGTCGACTTCCGGGCCGCCGACCTCTCCGACCGGGGGGAGGCGCTGGACCTGCTCGGGGACCTGGACCCCGACGCCGTCGTGCACTGGGCGAACCTCCCCTCGCCGACGAGACACGCCGGCGGGCGCGTCTTCGAGACGAACGTCCTCGCCACGTACAACACGCTCGTCGGCGCGGGCCGCGCGGGCGCGAGAGTAGCCTGGGCCTCCAGCGAGTCGGCGTACGGGTTCGCCTTCGCGGAGGAGCAGGGAGTTCCGGACGAACTCCCCGTCACCGAGGCGCACGAACTCCGTCCCGAGGACCCCTACGGCGCCTCGAAAGCCGCCGGCGAGGAGGTGGCGAAGATGGTGAGCCGTCGGTTCGGCGTGCGCGTCGCCTCGGTTCGACCGTCGTGGATTCAGTATCCCGGCGAGTACAACTGCCGGGACGTCGCCGCCTCGGGAGATATCGCCGGCGGCGCGGGCAACTGGTGGTCGTACGTCGACGTGCGCGACGTCGCCGGACTCGTCGCCGCCGCCGTCGACGCCGACTTCGCGGGTCACGAGGCGTTCCACGCCGCCGCCGCCGACAACTACCTCGGTCGGCCCACCGTCGAGGCCGTCCGCGAGTGTTTCGGGGAGGTACCCGCGGACTGCTCGCTGGACGGCGAGGAGTCCGCCCTGTCGACGGCGAAAGCCGCGGAGATGCTCGGGTGGACGCCCGAGCACTCCTGGCGGGACGCCGAAAGCGAGAGCGTTCCGGAACCGTCGCTGTACGAAGCGTAG
- a CDS encoding zinc-dependent alcohol dehydrogenase — MTDARRVRFAAPRTVDVEYGPVPEPTDDEVLVETTVSAVSPGTELLVYRDDVPTDVPLDATIDGLTEPLSYPVSYGYAAVGVVTAVGDAVDDAWAGRRVFAFRPHASHFCAAPDSLVALPDDVSDEDAAMLATAETATGFAMDGRPRVGERVAVFGQGVVGLLTTALLARFPLSELVTVDRHAPRRRRSRSFGAHEAFAPEAVPDGVADRFAGDGRADLTFELSGNPEALPDAISLTGDDGRLVVGSWYGAKPVSLALLKSSESYRFAR; from the coding sequence GTGACCGACGCGAGGCGCGTCCGGTTCGCCGCGCCGCGAACCGTCGACGTCGAGTACGGTCCGGTCCCGGAACCGACCGACGACGAGGTGCTCGTGGAGACGACGGTGTCGGCCGTCAGCCCGGGCACCGAACTCCTCGTCTACCGCGACGACGTCCCGACGGACGTTCCGCTCGACGCGACGATAGACGGTCTGACCGAACCGCTGTCCTACCCCGTATCGTACGGCTACGCCGCCGTCGGCGTCGTCACCGCCGTCGGCGACGCCGTCGACGACGCGTGGGCGGGCCGCCGCGTCTTCGCCTTCCGCCCGCACGCGAGCCATTTCTGCGCCGCCCCCGACTCGCTCGTCGCCCTCCCGGACGACGTGTCCGACGAGGACGCCGCGATGCTGGCGACGGCGGAGACGGCGACGGGATTCGCGATGGACGGCCGCCCCCGCGTCGGCGAACGCGTCGCCGTCTTCGGACAGGGCGTCGTCGGCCTCCTCACCACCGCACTGCTGGCGCGGTTCCCGCTCTCGGAACTCGTCACGGTCGACCGTCACGCCCCGCGCAGGCGCAGGTCGCGGTCGTTCGGCGCGCACGAGGCGTTCGCCCCCGAGGCCGTCCCGGACGGCGTCGCCGACCGCTTCGCGGGCGACGGCCGGGCCGACCTCACCTTCGAACTCTCCGGTAACCCCGAGGCGCTCCCGGACGCCATCTCGCTCACCGGCGACGACGGCCGCCTCGTCGTCGGGTCGTGGTACGGCGCGAAACCCGTCTCGCTGGCTCTGTTGAAATCCTCAGAGAGTTACAGATTCGCCCGGTAG